Proteins encoded within one genomic window of Bradyrhizobium sp. CB1717:
- the folE gene encoding GTP cyclohydrolase I FolE has protein sequence MNPKVHILNREVPQPETQRPSRAEVEAAVRTIIRWTGEDPDRNGLVETPARVTRSLEESFSGYGQDPAEILEKTFEEIEGYDEMIVLRDIRFESHCEHHIAPIIGRAWVAYIPDGRVVGISKLARVIDVYAKRLQIQERMTAQIANTINDVLKPRGLGVIIKATHHCMTTRGVHKPGTDLVTSRMLGCFRDSTLTRREFLGMAA, from the coding sequence ATGAATCCAAAGGTGCATATTCTGAACCGAGAAGTGCCGCAACCGGAGACCCAAAGGCCAAGTCGAGCGGAAGTCGAGGCAGCGGTACGGACCATCATCCGATGGACCGGCGAGGATCCCGACCGAAACGGCCTGGTCGAAACGCCGGCTCGCGTGACCCGTTCGTTGGAGGAATCCTTCTCGGGCTATGGCCAGGATCCGGCCGAGATTCTGGAGAAGACCTTCGAGGAGATCGAGGGGTACGACGAGATGATCGTCCTGCGGGACATTCGCTTCGAAAGTCATTGCGAGCACCACATTGCACCTATCATCGGCCGGGCCTGGGTGGCCTATATCCCGGATGGGCGCGTGGTCGGGATCTCCAAGCTCGCCCGCGTAATCGACGTATATGCCAAGCGCCTGCAGATTCAGGAGCGGATGACGGCGCAAATCGCCAACACCATAAACGATGTGCTTAAGCCGCGGGGCCTTGGCGTAATCATCAAGGCAACGCATCACTGCATGACCACCCGCGGCGTGCACAAGCCCGGCACCGATCTGGTCACCAGCCGAATGTTGGGCTGCTTCCGCGACAGCACCCTGACACGCCGGGAGTTTCTCGGCATGGCCGCTTGA
- a CDS encoding cytochrome c family protein, whose protein sequence is MNPISTLVLTLMFIAAASARGQAAAIPPSGSPDAGALVFKKCMACHQIGPNAQNGIAPVLNGVVGRPAGQYPNYSYSSANKNSGLVWDERTLAAYLRAPTTVVPGTKMIFSGLKKSQEISDVIAYLKQFAADGKQVSR, encoded by the coding sequence TTGAACCCAATCTCGACGCTGGTGCTTACGCTTATGTTTATCGCAGCCGCGTCAGCGCGAGGCCAGGCTGCTGCCATCCCCCCTTCGGGCAGCCCGGACGCCGGTGCATTGGTCTTTAAGAAATGCATGGCCTGTCATCAGATCGGCCCTAACGCTCAAAATGGAATTGCGCCAGTGCTGAATGGAGTCGTTGGCCGGCCGGCCGGGCAATACCCAAACTATAGCTATTCATCGGCGAATAAGAACTCAGGGTTGGTGTGGGACGAGCGGACGTTAGCCGCTTATCTCCGGGCGCCGACCACAGTCGTGCCTGGCACAAAGATGATCTTCTCTGGCCTGAAGAAAAGTCAGGAAATATCGGACGTCATCGCATACCTGAAACAATTCGCCGCAGATGGCAAGCAGGTTAGCCGATGA
- a CDS encoding formate dehydrogenase subunit gamma, whose product MMVVATKFRVIVGALAFLVIAFGAQSASAQQPTSVNPQASAVKEGQLFQEQNRISGRCTIPDQKACTIEQPAGRDWRHFHEVTLRWIGSLVIIGILAVLVGFYLWRGMVKIESGRSGRTVVRFNGFERFVHWVTATCFIILALSGLNITFGKPLLLPLIGPEPFTAWSQSAKYAHNYLSFPFTIGVFLIFLMWIAGNIPNRVDVEWLRRGGGIVGHDHPPAYRFNAGQKMIYWIVVLGGAAVAASGYVLMFPFYGTDVASMQVAQIAHAIVAVFFVAAMIGHIYIGTVGMEGAFEAMGSGTVDVNWAKEHHNLWLEEEQARTGPNESQRQSAATPAE is encoded by the coding sequence ATGATGGTTGTTGCCACCAAATTCCGCGTCATCGTTGGAGCGCTGGCATTCCTCGTAATAGCGTTTGGCGCGCAGTCCGCGAGCGCACAGCAACCAACGTCGGTCAACCCTCAGGCGAGCGCAGTGAAGGAAGGTCAACTATTCCAAGAGCAGAATCGTATCTCTGGTCGCTGTACCATACCTGATCAGAAGGCCTGCACGATCGAGCAGCCTGCCGGTCGAGATTGGCGCCATTTCCACGAGGTGACGCTGCGCTGGATCGGGAGCCTCGTCATCATCGGTATTCTGGCCGTTCTCGTTGGCTTCTATCTCTGGCGCGGCATGGTGAAGATCGAGAGTGGGCGATCGGGCCGTACCGTCGTGCGGTTCAATGGCTTTGAACGGTTCGTGCACTGGGTGACGGCCACCTGTTTCATCATTCTCGCCCTTTCGGGGCTCAACATAACCTTCGGCAAGCCGCTACTGTTGCCTCTCATCGGCCCGGAGCCGTTTACAGCCTGGTCGCAATCGGCAAAGTATGCCCATAACTATCTAAGCTTTCCATTCACGATCGGTGTATTCTTGATATTTCTCATGTGGATCGCGGGAAATATCCCCAATCGGGTCGATGTGGAATGGCTGAGGAGGGGTGGCGGCATCGTCGGTCATGATCATCCGCCGGCTTACCGGTTCAACGCTGGTCAGAAGATGATCTATTGGATCGTCGTTCTCGGTGGCGCCGCTGTGGCTGCTAGTGGCTATGTCTTGATGTTTCCATTCTATGGGACCGACGTCGCCAGCATGCAGGTCGCTCAGATTGCTCACGCCATCGTCGCCGTGTTTTTCGTGGCTGCTATGATCGGGCACATCTATATCGGTACAGTGGGCATGGAAGGTGCGTTCGAAGCGATGGGAAGTGGCACCGTCGATGTAAATTGGGCCAAGGAACACCACAATCTGTGGCTTGAGGAAGAGCAGGCGCGAACCGGACCGAACGAGAGCCAGCGGCAGTCGGCCGCCACTCCGGCGGAATAG
- a CDS encoding transposase has protein sequence MFERYQPSEKALVAAFAEMYVQGRLDPEGSRSSKTWSAKPSCQRSARSTSGWMPLKASYERGLREPFPYLILDARYEQIREDRIIASHAVLIAIGVDGEGRSTCSRSTSPAGELDRAGKSFWKGLILVALHESSSSSPKTICLWKAIPEVLTGVFWQRGYVSSTLRGT, from the coding sequence ATGTTTGAGCGCTATCAGCCGTCGGAGAAGGCGCTGGTTGCGGCTTTCGCCGAGATGTACGTGCAGGGGCGTCTCGACCCGGAAGGAAGCAGGTCATCGAAGACCTGGTCGGCCAAGCCTTCTTGTCAGCGATCAGCGCGATCGACAAGCGGCTGGATGCCTCTGAAAGCCTCCTACGAACGCGGGCTGAGAGAGCCATTTCCCTATCTGATCCTAGACGCCCGTTACGAGCAGATCCGGGAAGATAGGATCATTGCCAGCCACGCGGTGCTGATCGCGATCGGCGTCGACGGGGAAGGCCGGTCCACGTGCTCGCGGTCGACCTCGCCAGCCGGAGAGCTCGATCGAGCTGGAAAGAGTTTTTGGAAGGGCTTGATTCTCGTGGCCTTGCATGAGTCGAGTTCGTCGTCTCCGAAGACCATTTGCTTATGGAAGGCAATCCCCGAAGTTCTCACCGGTGTGTTCTGGCAGCGCGGTTATGTTTCGTCGACCTTGCGCGGCACATAG
- the fdh3B gene encoding formate dehydrogenase FDH3 subunit beta gives MARMKFLCDADRCIECNACVTACKNEHDVPWGINRRRVVTINDGKPGERSVSMACMHCTDAPCQAVCPVNCFVTTDDGVVLHSKDLCIGCGYCFYACPFGAPQYPRVGNFGSRGKMDKCTYCAGGPEADGSKEEYAKYGANRLAEGKLPLCAEMCSTKSLLAGDGEIIAQIYKERVMKRGYGSGAWGWKTAYRETVAS, from the coding sequence ATGGCTCGTATGAAATTCCTCTGCGACGCCGACCGTTGCATCGAGTGCAACGCCTGCGTGACCGCTTGCAAGAACGAGCACGATGTCCCGTGGGGAATTAACCGCCGGCGCGTCGTGACCATCAACGACGGCAAACCGGGCGAGAGGTCCGTCTCGATGGCCTGCATGCATTGTACGGATGCCCCATGCCAGGCGGTATGCCCGGTGAACTGCTTTGTCACCACTGATGATGGCGTCGTCCTACACTCCAAGGATCTCTGCATCGGTTGTGGTTATTGCTTCTACGCTTGCCCGTTCGGCGCGCCGCAATATCCCCGCGTCGGCAACTTCGGCTCGCGCGGCAAGATGGACAAGTGTACCTACTGTGCCGGAGGCCCCGAAGCGGACGGCTCGAAGGAAGAGTATGCGAAGTACGGGGCCAATCGGTTGGCCGAAGGCAAACTGCCGCTTTGCGCCGAGATGTGCTCGACAAAATCGCTGCTCGCCGGTGATGGCGAGATCATCGCGCAGATCTACAAAGAACGCGTGATGAAACGCGGTTACGGCTCTGGCGCCTGGGGCTGGAAGACCGCGTATCGCGAGACCGTCGCATCTTGA
- a CDS encoding LysR family transcriptional regulator — translation MDIELARTFIEIVSTGSFIKAADRLHVAQTTVSARVRLLEQQLGRPLFVRNKAGASLTPAGEQFLRYAPTFVQLWQRAKQQVAVPEGHRAVLTVGSEVSLWQPLLLEWVRKMRRSHPDIALRVHVDVPQDLITHVAAGLVDIAIMYAPQHRPGLEIDLLIEEELVLVTTDPRTYRADDPGYVHVEWGPDFSLHHAVSFPDTTPSMVANLGPLALDYVLREGGSGYFRMHAVQPHLATGKLHLVPGAPHFSFPVYATHSTNVDAATLGAALTVLRSVAKLEAK, via the coding sequence ATGGACATCGAGCTCGCCAGAACTTTCATAGAGATCGTCTCCACGGGGAGCTTCATCAAAGCTGCCGACCGGTTGCATGTCGCACAAACTACGGTTAGTGCACGTGTGCGCCTCCTTGAGCAGCAGCTCGGACGCCCCCTTTTCGTTCGCAATAAGGCCGGCGCAAGCCTTACCCCGGCCGGTGAACAGTTCCTCCGCTACGCTCCGACATTCGTACAGTTGTGGCAGCGCGCAAAACAGCAGGTCGCGGTACCTGAAGGACACCGCGCAGTTCTGACGGTTGGAAGCGAGGTCAGTTTGTGGCAGCCGCTTCTGCTCGAATGGGTCAGAAAGATGCGGCGCTCACACCCAGACATTGCGCTTCGCGTGCACGTTGACGTTCCTCAAGATCTAATCACGCACGTAGCGGCCGGACTCGTGGACATCGCGATCATGTACGCGCCGCAGCATCGACCTGGTCTGGAGATCGACCTGCTAATCGAGGAAGAGCTCGTACTGGTAACAACCGACCCCAGAACATATCGCGCAGATGATCCCGGATATGTCCACGTCGAATGGGGACCGGATTTTTCGCTTCATCACGCGGTAAGTTTTCCGGATACGACCCCCAGCATGGTGGCCAACCTTGGTCCTCTGGCCCTTGACTATGTTCTGCGGGAGGGGGGGTCCGGCTACTTCCGAATGCATGCCGTTCAGCCTCATCTAGCAACAGGGAAACTCCATCTGGTCCCTGGTGCGCCTCACTTCTCTTTCCCGGTCTATGCAACGCACTCGACGAACGTGGATGCGGCTACATTGGGTGCAGCGCTCACAGTGTTGCGCTCGGTCGCAAAATTGGAAGCAAAATAA